The DNA sequence CACTGCTGTGCAGAATCTGCTCTCTGATCATACTGACCTGGCAAAAATTCCATTCCGAAATGAATAGCTTTTGCAGGGTTTTCTGTATGCAAAATATCAGTAACAGGGTCTACGAAAGTGTTGTTCACTACTTTTTCAAATTCTCCGTCGTTCAGATTGAAAATATCGTACACGTTGTATACTTTCACACTTTGAACTGCCGGAACCACCGCTTTTACTTCATCAAAAATTTTTGGACTTTCAACATCGAAAATTCCTCTTTTTTCTACGAAAATTCTTTTGTTATTAGACATTAGATGTCAGATTTTTAATATTAGATTTATTTTTTATTTTCAAATTTATTTCTTGCTATCTCTATTGAACGATGCAATTTTTCAAGCAAAACTTTTTCAGAAGGTAAGATAAGTAAATATTCTGCAACTTTTATATTATCCCCTCCCAGATTCATAAGTTCAATATGTTCGGAATTTTTTCCTGAACAAAGAATTAAACCAATAGGTGGATTTTCACCTTCTACTTTTTCATATTTATTAAGATAGGAAAGATAAAGTTCCATCTGACCTTTATGGCTGGCTTCAAATTCACCTAATTTCAGTTCGATAACCACTAAAGATTTTAGTTTTCTATGATAGAAAAGTAAATCCAGATAGTAATCTCTGTTATCTATTGTGATTCTTTTTTGTCTTGAAAGAAAAGCGAAATCAGTTCCTAACTCAGAAATGAATTTTTGAAGTTCTACAATAATGGCTTCTTCTAAATCTTTTTCAGAAAAGGTATCTTTCAATTCTAAAAAATCAAGAAAATAAGGGTCTTTAAAAACCAAATCAGGATTAAGGATATTATTTTCAGACCAATTTTTAAGTTCTCTATCTATTATCTCTTCAGGTTTTTTACTGATGGCTGTTCGCTCAAAAAGCAAAGAATTAATCTTGTCTCTTAGAACTCTCACACTCCAGTTTTCAATCTTACAGACTTCAAGATAAAAGTTTCGCTTAGTATCTTCAGAAATAGGAATAAGGAGTAAAAAATGGGTCCATGATAATTGTCGCATCGCTGATGCGACAATTTCAAAATCATCAAAAACAGAGGCAAACTGTATCATTTTTCTGATGTTTTTTTCAGAAAATGAATTTCCAAATTCTAAAATAAGCTGCTGAGAAATTTGAAAAATGATCTCTTTACCATACTCCGCTCTTTTATTCCCTAAAATATCTTCATTTATTCTTTGTCCGATTTTCCAGTACAAAACCACCATTGCTGAGTTTACCTGAGCCGCAACCTGATACTTAGTCTTATCAACCAGTTCTTTCAGATCGGTAATTAATTGTTGATGGTTCTGATTTTGTAACATCATTTAAAAATTAAATATCAGATTTTTAATATTAGATTTATTTTTCTTTTACTTTTTCTGAGTTAAGAGCATCCCTATCAGATTGTTGATTTCCGTACTGATAGTTTATCATCCACCCTCTATTATTGAGTACAAATTTACTCTTTTACTTTCTTTTTCTTCTATCTTTTTCTTATAATACCAATGTCAGATTATTATCTTTGGTACCATCATTATTAGATGCGTTTTTTGAAGCTCCAATCCATTCTTCTTTATTCAATACAAATTTAAAAGAATAGGGCTTTCCTTTTTCAAATCGAGAGACAGGAATCTCCAATTCATAGAGGTTTTTATCCCTTTTTATCATTTGATATTCTTTATTTTCAGCATCCCAGTTATTGAAACTTCCTGCTACATTGATGTTATTGATAAGGTTTCCATTCATATTTTTCGGATGTATGTAAGAAAAAACGATTTTATCTTTCTTTATGGAATATCCATACATCTGTTTTTTATCTGAAGTGGAAACAAGATCAGCTACTAAGCTTGTCGTACCATTATAAAGCGAGGAAAATGTTTCAGGTCCATTGATGTTTACAATGATGCAGACTCCAATATTTAATTCAGGAAACACTGTAAACAGGCTATTTATCCCATAAGATCCACCGTGCTTAAAACCTCTTTTACCATGTTCTGTTATCCAATATCTGTCCCAAAAATATCCATACCAGGCTTCTTTGCTATTTTCAATATTTCTTTGAGATTCCTGTACGATTTTGTTTTGTGAATCGAGCTCTTCTTTTAAAAACTTCATCATATCTCCCATCGTAGATTCAGTTTTCGAGCCACCTGATCCCCACAGAAGGCTATGTGAAACGGGCATCAGACGATAATTTTCATGATATCCATTGGCCTGAGCTTCATTTTTGCCAAGTTCCAGTTTGGTATGGTTCATCCCGGTTTTTGAAAAAATATTTTCTTTTAAAATGGTTTCATAGCTCTTTCCGTAAATATTTTCCAACATGAGACCAGTTAATTCAAGGCTTAAATTACTGTATTTATATTCTTTACCTGGCTCCATGTTTAATTTAACCGTTCCCAGATCTTTTTTAAAGTCTTCTTTTGTATATCCATCATTAAGCTTCTCGTATAGAAAAGCTGTTTCATCTGTCATGTTTTTTCTCAGCTCATCATCAATAGGAAGATTTCTGGGTAAAGCGGTTTCATAAGAAATTAAATTCCTAACTTTTATGGGAACACCATTATATTCTAAGTTTGGATAAGGTTCTTTCAGATATTTACGTACATCATCATCAAGGCTTATTTTCCCTTCCATAACTGCCTGCGCCAATAACTGGCCTGTAAAAAGCTTGGTAATGGAAGCTATAGCAAAATATGTATTATCATCTGCTTTATTTCCTTTTCCTTTGTCTATTTCCCCAAAGTGTCTGGTATAGATTTTTCCATCTTTTATAATCCCTACAGAAACAGAATATGCTTTTGATTCTTCTGCAACTTTCTGAGCAGCTGCATCTATGACTGAGTAAACTGCTTTATCTGTTTGCGCATAATTTTTCACAAATCCCAAAGCCAAAATGAATACTAGTATATGTTTTTTCATCTGCTGAGTAAATTATGCTATTTGTTTATGAATTTGTTAGGATTATCCTTATGTTCTTTCTGAAAATCCTCTGCATTTTTTATTTCTTCTTTCAACCAGTTTTCGAAAGGAACTTTCTTTTCATTAAAGTCCTCAATGGCATAAAATGTTTTGCCATCTTCTGAAACCAGAAACTTGAAGCGGTAAAGCATATCTAAATCTTTTTTCCTATCATTATAAGTATTCACCTGATAATAGGGAAAATTTTCTTTTGGCCTTTCTATGATTTCAAAAAACAGATTCTTTTCATTTTCAGACAGTTTATTGTAAAAGTTTACATAATAAAGATCTGAAAGCTTTTTCTTCTGCTTTTGAAAGAACTGAAGAATACTTTTTTCTTTTTCATTGTATTGAAATGGATTCGGATAATATTTCCCATCTATTTCAACATCCTGATCTGTTTGTTTTGCTAATGGCTGAACGACTTGTCCTTTAACATTCATCATTCCCCATTTTCCACCTACAATGGATCTGTGCTCGTCATTTGTTTTTTCCCAATCACAGCCGTCACAAAATGCAGCGTATCCGTAATTAAAGGGTGATACAAAATCATGCTCAGCTTCAATAACGATCTTACCGTTACGGTCTGCAAATCCTACTTTACCATTTTTAACCAATCTTCTCAGTCCTTCAGAGAAATAATCTGCTCCATTGTCAAAAAGGAAAGGCTGATACAGGAATTTCCCATTTCTATCATACACATAACCCCATGAATTTTTCTCCGGTTTTTCACCTTCTTTACTTCCGTCAAAAAGAATGGTTTCTCCTTCTACAGGATCTCCATCTTTAAGAAATGAAAAGACTTTGAACTGTGCCGGAACAATTATTTTTCCGGCCTTATCTTTTACTCCTACTAAAGAATCTTTGGATTTGAAATAATGTAAATCCTCTTTACTCTGAGAAAAAGAAATGATGGGTGTCAATAAAATGGTTACCAGTAGTTTTTTCATATTGATCGGGGTTGGAAATAAAATATGCAGCCGAAAAGACTGCATATTGTTTTATACTTTAAGATCAGCTTCCAATCCTATTAAGTCTTTATTTTGATCTATAATCGGCTGTACTTCATTTTTGATGAATTCCTCCGTCTGAATCGGTGCGAAACCAATAAAGTTTTTAGGATCTAAAACTTCTTTCAGTTTTGATTTATCCAGTTTTAAAGAATCATCGTTTAAGATTCTCTCAATAAGGTCATTTTCTTTTCCTTCTTCTTTCACTTTCTTGGAAGCTTCCATAGAATGAACTCTGATCACTTCGTGGATTTCCTGACGGTCACCACCAGCTTTTACTTCTTCCATGATAATGTATTCTGTCGCCATGAAAGGAAGTTCTTCCATAATATGTTTGTTGATTCTGTTTGGATATACAACGATTCCGTTTAGAATGTTGTTCCAGATCAATAGAATAGCATCAACAGCTAAGAATGCCTGAGGAATGGTTAATCTCTTGTTCGCAGAGTCGTCCAATGTTCTTTCAAACCATTGTGTAGAAGCTACCATTGCAGAACTTGTTGTCAGAGACATTACATATTTTGCCAATGCTCCGATTCTTTCGCTTCTCATCGGGTTACGTTTGTAAGCCATTGCAGATGAACCGATCTGGTTTTTCTCGAATGGTTCTTCAATTTCCTTAAGGTTTTGAAGTAAACGTAAATCGTTTGTGAATTTGTGTGCTGATTGTGCGATATTTCCTAATAAAGCAACTACTTTCGCGTCAATTTTTCTGTCGTAAGTCTGTCCGGAAACTCCGAAAACTTTATCGAAACCGAATTTTTTTGAAAGTTCTTTATCTAAGTGTTTTACTTTAGAATAATCTCCGTTGAAAAGTTCAAGGAAACTTGCAGCCGTTCCTGTAGTTCCTTTTACTCCTCTGAAACGAAGTGTTTCAAGGAAGAAATCCAATTCTTCGATGTCAAGAACCAAACTCTGTAACCAAAGTGTAGCTCTTTTTCCAACTGTTGTCAACTGAGCTGGCTGGAAGTGTGTGAATCCTAAAGTCGGAAGGTCTTTATACTGAATAGCAAAATCTGCTAAGTTTTTCATTACGTTAACCAACTTTTTCTTTAAGATTAAAAGTCCGTCACGAATCTGAATTAAGTCTGTATTGTCTCCTACAAAAGCCGAAGTAGCTCCCAGGTGAATAATTCCTTTTGCTGAAGGCGCCACATCACCGTAAGCGTGAACATGAGCCATTACATCATGACGGAATTTTTTCTCATACTCTGCTGCTTTCTCATAATCGATGTTTTCAGCATTAGCTTTTAACTCAGCAATCTGCTCGTCTGTAATTTCAAGTCCAAGGTCTTTTTCGATTTCAGCAAGAGCTATCCAAAGCTTTCTCCAATTCTGGAATTTGTTATTATGTGAGAAGTTAAATAACATTTCTTCACTGGAGTAGCGCTCTTCCAATGGATTTTTGTAGGAATTCATTCGTTCTTTTACTTTTTAGATGTACAAAAATACGGTTTTTCGGTGAGAGATAAAAATCCTGCTTTTATGATTTTTCAACCCTATTGCGAATCAGATAAAGATTTCATTTATACTTTTACCTTGAAGCAAAAGTATACAAAAGTTCAAGACGGGAATCATCCACTAAAAATTTAAATGTACTCCTAAGATTTCCAAACTCGCATGGATCATCTGGTTCTGCTTCGGTTCTGAATAAGTCCCATGCTCAGACAGTAGAAATTTTTTAACGGATTACATTCAAAATTTCTTAACGCTACTGATTCCTAAGTCAGACATTAATAAGTAACATACTACTTTTTAATACTATAAAATAATACGTTAAACTTTAATGAAAAAGAATAATTAGTTGCTGAATCTTTTCTTTTTAATATATCTCAGACAAAAATATAAAACCATAGAAATTAAAATTGCAATTATGATCTTAAAGTATATGTGAAGAGAAATGTTATGACTGCTGGCTAATACCATTAATAAATAAAAGACACAGATTAAAAAAGAAGTAAAACAAATAATTTGTAAAATATTTAATATAATTTTCATTTATACTTTTGTCTTGAAACAAAAGTATACAAAAATTCAAGACTGGAATCATCCGCTAAAAATTTAAATCTACTCCTAAAATTTCCAAACTCCCATGGATCATTTGATTCTGCTTCGGTTCTGAATAAGTCGCATGCTCAGACAGTGGAAATTTTTTAACGGATTACATTCAAATTTTCTTAACGCTACTGATTCCTAAGTCGATTGATAAACTGCATATCATATTCAACCTTATTCCAACTCTAGCATTGAATTGTTATCATTATAAAAGCCAGAAAAGTTCCTAAAACAGTTATACCTATTCCCAATATATTCAATAATAACATTATGAATTTGTCACTTAAGTTAAAAAAAAATGTTGCAACTGCGGGAATGATAAAAATATTTGAAATCATTAGCAGGATAGAAAAATTTAATCCTCCTTGAAACGGAGAAAATCCTTTTTTAATAATGTATATATTGGTTAACAGTGTCAGTATATTTAAAATAATGATACTAACAGCTAGTATATAATTTATTCTTGATCGCACAAAAGTTCTATAATTAGGACTACAAAATAACATTTTTTCACTTATAGTTCTGCCTTAAAACAAAAGTATACAAAAGTAGTTCAAGTAGATTAATGAAGAAGACATAAAATAGGCTATCCCATTTCTAAGACAGCCTGTTTACATTATTTTCATGAATTAAATTAATCGATAAGTCCGCAAGGTGATCCTACAGGGATACATTTTTTTTCAAATGAGCACCAGAAGTATCCTGCAAGACACATTGGAATACCTCCCTGAACTGTTTTTAATTCTCTTTTTGAAAGTTTTCTTAGATTTTTCATAGTAACGTTTTTGATTTTTCTCCTACTCTATATGCTTTTCGGATTACGCTTTAATTTGGTAGATCCAATATACAGATTTTTTGCATACAAAAACATAACCTGTTCATTTTATATAATTTACAAAGACAATTGTTTATTAACTTTTGATGATCATTATATACATCAATAGACTTAAGACAAAATAAATCAAAACCTCCGCTGTTGCAGAGGTTTTAATTTATTTGTAGGCACGAGCGAGACGCTCGTGCCAGCGGGGGATGTTATTTTTTGAAAATTTTCTTGTAAAAAATATTTTCATCAGCATTTACTTCCATAATAATATCATCTTTTTGTTCATAGACAGGAAAAGAAGTAATCATCAAAAACTTTTTAGCATCCTCATTTGATAATGGCTCTTCTAATTCATTATCCTCATTATTATAAAATTTCAATAGTGTAATTCTATTGTTTTCTAAAGTCCACTGACCTTCCTCTTCGTATTTTAGTTGCAAATTTTTATCATAAATCTTATGTATAAAAATATGATTTTTAATGATTAGCGTATCAATTACATATTCTCCTTTAAAAGAATAGCTCCCTAATATTTTTTTTTTGTTTATAGTACAGCTCATCATAATTATTAAGCTGAATATAGAAAATACTGCTATTTTTTTCATTTCATCTCATTTTTCTCAACCCATAATAAATACGTTTGTTTAGTCGTGCTTTGCGGAACACCTACACCATTTGTTCTAGGAATATTTCTTGACTCATCTTTATTAAATGGATTAAGAGAATAAGATGATACAGATTTAGAATCAAAAGCCATTATAACAACTTTATTTCCAACAGGATAAAAGCTAAAATTAGTTTTACCCATAAATTGTCCTTGCATATTAGTGTTTTCTAGACCTACACCCAGAAGTCCAAACATTCCTGAAAAAGAAGTTTTTTCGTTCATAGATGTTCCCTTAAAATAATCTACAGCAGTTTCATACATATCTGTTTCCATAAGTTCTTTTACTGCTGCATTTTCTTTTCCAACAAGTAGACTGTTTTCAGGTCCCCCACCACTAAGAAACTCATCAAATAAATTTGCCCAATTAGTAGTATTCATTCTTCGTGTATAACCTTTTAAATTTTTTGATGAATTCATCCATTGGTCATCGCCAGTTGCTCTATCAACTATTCTAGTTCTTCTATTAAATTTAGCACCACCCCCTACATAATGATAAAAGTCTATTTCATCTCCTCCTAAATCGCTAATCTGTCTAGTTTTACCTGTTTTTAAATCAACTTCGTATTCATTAGGAGGAGTAAAGTTTCTTCTAACTTCTTTTGAAATTTCACTGTCTTGTTGAATTGAAGCTTGGTTTCTAATAACTTCCTCACTCTGTCTTCCATCCGGATCAACAAATCTTATAGGATTATTATAAGCGTAAGTATATGGAGACCATCGACGAGAGTTCTCCGCCAACGGATCTACAACGCCCCAACGTCCAATGTCTGCCATATAGAACCTTGCTCCATAATCATACATGCCTGTCTCCTGCAATTCCTTGCCATTGTACTTATATTGATACGAGGGATTTCCTGTCAATACATTATATCCTTCATGTTTCAATCCTAACGGGTAATAATTACTCTCTTCAATAATCTCTAATCCTGCTCCATTCTTAGCATAACTTAATCTTGTATTTCCCAGATGGTCCGTATAATTATACACATACTTTCCGGTTTCAACATTAAAATATCCTTCTGCTGTCGGGAAGAACTTTAATACTGAATTCATATACTGGAAGCCATCCAGATAATCAGTGGTTTCTGTTCCGAAAACCTTTCTTACCTTCACTCCGTCTGCTCTGTAAATATAATCAGTTGCTTTGGAGTTTTGGGTAATCTTACCCGGTAAATTTAGATAATTATATTGGATGGAGGAAATTCCTTTATCCAATTGAGTGGTCATATTTCCGTTGAGATCATAAGTAATGGTGCTTCCTGTACTTCCTGATGCTAATGGATATCCACTGATGGCATTTCCGGTTCCGATTTCTTTAAGGTAAGATAATTTATTACTTTGTTCCCCATTTTCATAATGGTATTCAAGATTGTCCATTACTTCGGGTGCGGTATATCCCGGGAGTTGTCTTCCTCTTCTTAAAAGCGTTTTTATGTTTCCGTTAAGATCGTAAGTCAGCTGCTCATGATATTCTCCTCTTTCCAAATTCATAGCATCCCAGAAACGTCCTTCCTTAAGACGGTTAAGAGCATCATATTCATAAGAATAATTTCTCAGCACCGCGTCATTTTGGGTAATCCATGACATTTGGGAAATGTTTCCATTATATCTTGCTGAACCTGAAAACTGGTTGTTGGGCTTATTATAACGCAGTTCGTACGCAAAAAGTTTATTCTGCAAATTGGCAGGATCGTTAATTTTTGTCATCCAGCCCCGGATATTATATTGGTAAGCAATGGTCTGTAATGGAGAGACCGCAGCTATTCCTCCTACTTTTTTAGATTCCAGCTGGGAAAGTTCATTGTATTTATTCTGAGACAGGTATTCAACAGGATTGCTGTCGATCTGATGGGTATGAGTCAGAAGCCTGTTCTGGGAATCATAGGTAAACTTTTCTACAATGATTTTTTCAGGATCTGTACCAAACCTTCTATGATAAGTATTAGTCTGAAGGATAACCCCGGCAAAGTCAAGCTTATTATTAATTACAGTATAGCCTCCAAGATAATTACGACTTCTTGATCCGATATTTCTTCCCTTGGTATCATACCAGATAAAATTTCTTGTCCAATTGTCATCTTCTATATTCTTTACATAAGAAGCTGTAAGAAATCCTTTAGTGGTTTGTGCATTAGCAGGATTATCTGTAAGAAGAGGTTGGGCAAAGACATTGGTTACCGCAGGGGAGCCTGTCGGATAAGTATCATAATAATTAACCGTTAACAGCGTAGTGACAGAACCAGGATAACTGGCTGAACCATTATCATAATATACTCCTACCCCGCTGTTGGTAAATCCTACGGTAGAGGACCTGGTTACATTATTACTCCCCTTAGCATCTGCTGATATTTGCTCTGCAGCTCTTCCTGCTGTACCATACACCTGGGTACTGGTATATAGGCCTGTATATGCTGTTCTTCCGAATTGGTCATACTTGGTAAAAAGCCACTGTTTTAATGCTCCCATGACAGCATCCTGGGTCATGATCAGCCTGTCCTGTTTGTCATACACCATATATTCCCAGCCTTTTCCGGGAAGTTTCTTTTCTACCAGACGGTTCCTTCCGTCATATTTATACTGGTAACATAAATCACTAAGTACGGTATTGGGATCTGCTTCTACGGAAGCTTTGGGAGGAATCACAAAAGCCAGCTGGTTATAATCATTGTAAACATAATAGGTATCTGCACTTTCTGAAGCACTGATTACTTTTCTGACCAATACCACCTGCCCCTGGCCGTTTTTAAACTCAATGGTTGAGTTGCCGTCTTCATCGGTGACTGTATTTTTATACAGCTGTCCTACTGCATAGGAACCGGATGGGATGAGTTGGGAAGTAAAAGTGGTATAGGTAAAAGTGGCTGTATATTTTTTAACCTCGCCATCTGAATTGGCATCATACCCAAATTTTATAGGCTTGTTATCCCAGGCATTTCCCACTTGTTTCTGCTCCAGAATTCTGTCTAAAGGTGAGTTTTCCAAAACCTTTTCTGAATAGATCTTTTCATTGCCATAGGTGTTAGGATAAACACCCAAAGGCCCTGAATAATAGTTCCCGTTACTTGTGGAAAGTTGGGGAACAGGAAGATAGTCCTTAACCTGTCTTCCGAAAGGGTCATATTCAATATGGGTCACAACATCTTTTCCCAAAGGTGAAGCTTGTAAGTTGATAATTTGCTTAGGTCTTCCCAATCCGTCAAAATACTGTACCGTTTCTAAGGATTTGGTAGCAGCTGTTCCATTATAATCTAAATATGTTTTGGTCTGAATATAATTTTCATTGCTTGAAATCGTGGAAAGCTGGGCATAGGCTATATTAGATAAGAGCAAGGCTCCTATTGGTATTATAAGTTTTTTCATCAGTTTTAGTTTTTATAATTGTATTTCATCTCCTTCAACACTTTGCCATTCACATCAATCACTTTTTCAAGCCTGTTAGCCGAATCATAAACATAGCTTTCTCTAATTCCGGATGGTGAAGTGATGCTTCTTACTCCTACTAAAGGATCATAGGTATAAGTAGTGATCTGATAACCGGATAATGAAGTATTAGCTCTGAATGAACTCAATGCTGATAAAAACGCAGTCTCATCATTACCAGAAGCTGCTAGAGCATCTGTATCGGAGGCATTAACAATAGAATCAATTAAGGACTGCTGGATATCTGTTAATTTAGCTCCTTCTATCTTAGCAATCGGCTGAGTCTGATTATACCCCCAGATAATTACGGTAGAAATACCATCTTTCGTGGTATACTGCTGTAAGTTTCCTTTTAAATCATATTGGTCATAAGTAACTTCTGTAGAAGTAACATTTTGTAGATCTGTAGATAGGACAGAACTTGGGAGTAAGTTTAATGGGTTATCGTATTTTGTTTCGGTTTTTGAAAGTATTTTTGTGACAGTTCCAATAGTTTGTGTTGTTTCGGTTTCTAAAGGGATACCAATCATATTGGCTGTAATTAATTTTTGGTTATTTTTATCTAATGCATATTTATATTTTACTTCTTGGATATTTCCATCAAATGAAGTCACTTTTTCTAAGTTAGGTCTGTAATTATTCGTGTTATTAAAGACCGCTTTCTTTGTTTCAGTAATACCTGAATTAAAATAATTACGTGATATCGAAGTATGGTCTTTTATCCAAACTGTTTTTATATAGAAATTTCCTACTACACCACTGGGAACGGGTAAATATTCAGGAGCATCATATTCCATAAAAGTATAATCAAACGCTTCGTCTGATACTTTTCCATTTAAAGCATTATAAATTTCTTTTTTAGTAAGCAGCCCACTACGCATAATACTGAAATTAGGCCAAAAAGGGAGAGAATTAAGTTGCGTAAGGGTGTAATCGTAAG is a window from the Chryseobacterium indologenes genome containing:
- a CDS encoding PDDEXK nuclease domain-containing protein, which encodes MLQNQNHQQLITDLKELVDKTKYQVAAQVNSAMVVLYWKIGQRINEDILGNKRAEYGKEIIFQISQQLILEFGNSFSEKNIRKMIQFASVFDDFEIVASAMRQLSWTHFLLLIPISEDTKRNFYLEVCKIENWSVRVLRDKINSLLFERTAISKKPEEIIDRELKNWSENNILNPDLVFKDPYFLDFLELKDTFSEKDLEEAIIVELQKFISELGTDFAFLSRQKRITIDNRDYYLDLLFYHRKLKSLVVIELKLGEFEASHKGQMELYLSYLNKYEKVEGENPPIGLILCSGKNSEHIELMNLGGDNIKVAEYLLILPSEKVLLEKLHRSIEIARNKFENKK
- the purB gene encoding adenylosuccinate lyase, producing the protein MNSYKNPLEERYSSEEMLFNFSHNNKFQNWRKLWIALAEIEKDLGLEITDEQIAELKANAENIDYEKAAEYEKKFRHDVMAHVHAYGDVAPSAKGIIHLGATSAFVGDNTDLIQIRDGLLILKKKLVNVMKNLADFAIQYKDLPTLGFTHFQPAQLTTVGKRATLWLQSLVLDIEELDFFLETLRFRGVKGTTGTAASFLELFNGDYSKVKHLDKELSKKFGFDKVFGVSGQTYDRKIDAKVVALLGNIAQSAHKFTNDLRLLQNLKEIEEPFEKNQIGSSAMAYKRNPMRSERIGALAKYVMSLTTSSAMVASTQWFERTLDDSANKRLTIPQAFLAVDAILLIWNNILNGIVVYPNRINKHIMEELPFMATEYIIMEEVKAGGDRQEIHEVIRVHSMEASKKVKEEGKENDLIERILNDDSLKLDKSKLKEVLDPKNFIGFAPIQTEEFIKNEVQPIIDQNKDLIGLEADLKV
- a CDS encoding serine hydrolase — protein: MKKHILVFILALGFVKNYAQTDKAVYSVIDAAAQKVAEESKAYSVSVGIIKDGKIYTRHFGEIDKGKGNKADDNTYFAIASITKLFTGQLLAQAVMEGKISLDDDVRKYLKEPYPNLEYNGVPIKVRNLISYETALPRNLPIDDELRKNMTDETAFLYEKLNDGYTKEDFKKDLGTVKLNMEPGKEYKYSNLSLELTGLMLENIYGKSYETILKENIFSKTGMNHTKLELGKNEAQANGYHENYRLMPVSHSLLWGSGGSKTESTMGDMMKFLKEELDSQNKIVQESQRNIENSKEAWYGYFWDRYWITEHGKRGFKHGGSYGINSLFTVFPELNIGVCIIVNINGPETFSSLYNGTTSLVADLVSTSDKKQMYGYSIKKDKIVFSYIHPKNMNGNLINNINVAGSFNNWDAENKEYQMIKRDKNLYELEIPVSRFEKGKPYSFKFVLNKEEWIGASKNASNNDGTKDNNLTLVL
- a CDS encoding DUF6443 domain-containing protein translates to MKKLIIPIGALLLSNIAYAQLSTISSNENYIQTKTYLDYNGTAATKSLETVQYFDGLGRPKQIINLQASPLGKDVVTHIEYDPFGRQVKDYLPVPQLSTSNGNYYSGPLGVYPNTYGNEKIYSEKVLENSPLDRILEQKQVGNAWDNKPIKFGYDANSDGEVKKYTATFTYTTFTSQLIPSGSYAVGQLYKNTVTDEDGNSTIEFKNGQGQVVLVRKVISASESADTYYVYNDYNQLAFVIPPKASVEADPNTVLSDLCYQYKYDGRNRLVEKKLPGKGWEYMVYDKQDRLIMTQDAVMGALKQWLFTKYDQFGRTAYTGLYTSTQVYGTAGRAAEQISADAKGSNNVTRSSTVGFTNSGVGVYYDNGSASYPGSVTTLLTVNYYDTYPTGSPAVTNVFAQPLLTDNPANAQTTKGFLTASYVKNIEDDNWTRNFIWYDTKGRNIGSRSRNYLGGYTVINNKLDFAGVILQTNTYHRRFGTDPEKIIVEKFTYDSQNRLLTHTHQIDSNPVEYLSQNKYNELSQLESKKVGGIAAVSPLQTIAYQYNIRGWMTKINDPANLQNKLFAYELRYNKPNNQFSGSARYNGNISQMSWITQNDAVLRNYSYEYDALNRLKEGRFWDAMNLERGEYHEQLTYDLNGNIKTLLRRGRQLPGYTAPEVMDNLEYHYENGEQSNKLSYLKEIGTGNAISGYPLASGSTGSTITYDLNGNMTTQLDKGISSIQYNYLNLPGKITQNSKATDYIYRADGVKVRKVFGTETTDYLDGFQYMNSVLKFFPTAEGYFNVETGKYVYNYTDHLGNTRLSYAKNGAGLEIIEESNYYPLGLKHEGYNVLTGNPSYQYKYNGKELQETGMYDYGARFYMADIGRWGVVDPLAENSRRWSPYTYAYNNPIRFVDPDGRQSEEVIRNQASIQQDSEISKEVRRNFTPPNEYEVDLKTGKTRQISDLGGDEIDFYHYVGGGAKFNRRTRIVDRATGDDQWMNSSKNLKGYTRRMNTTNWANLFDEFLSGGGPENSLLVGKENAAVKELMETDMYETAVDYFKGTSMNEKTSFSGMFGLLGVGLENTNMQGQFMGKTNFSFYPVGNKVVIMAFDSKSVSSYSLNPFNKDESRNIPRTNGVGVPQSTTKQTYLLWVEKNEMK
- a CDS encoding WG repeat-containing protein, whose amino-acid sequence is MKKLLVTILLTPIISFSQSKEDLHYFKSKDSLVGVKDKAGKIIVPAQFKVFSFLKDGDPVEGETILFDGSKEGEKPEKNSWGYVYDRNGKFLYQPFLFDNGADYFSEGLRRLVKNGKVGFADRNGKIVIEAEHDFVSPFNYGYAAFCDGCDWEKTNDEHRSIVGGKWGMMNVKGQVVQPLAKQTDQDVEIDGKYYPNPFQYNEKEKSILQFFQKQKKKLSDLYYVNFYNKLSENEKNLFFEIIERPKENFPYYQVNTYNDRKKDLDMLYRFKFLVSEDGKTFYAIEDFNEKKVPFENWLKEEIKNAEDFQKEHKDNPNKFINK
- a CDS encoding bacteriocin-like protein; translated protein: MKNLRKLSKRELKTVQGGIPMCLAGYFWCSFEKKCIPVGSPCGLID